One genomic segment of Linepithema humile isolate Giens D197 chromosome 5, Lhum_UNIL_v1.0, whole genome shotgun sequence includes these proteins:
- the LOC105676146 gene encoding uncharacterized protein isoform X1 yields the protein MSLYKIRRSSLRESLAYKLPPRKLLIKPLRLKGRYLFRAAVRLVLEYMEWITEEPITEEISDDVTINIKMAYQKHKIEKKLLTLEDRSKLLVKPYERSPSDKAYIYDLIRKLHAFTKHSEDLRKNLAAVCIYQYLPVDRVIVRQGHRADNLYFIANGEVGLSKIAIDELTGDEKIIDMGIMQSGDMFGEVALLHRIPRTSTVVTKTSVDLLLINQDDFDRILRNSLTKQWDVLRDALVHFNYFKLWDEETVRECCILSKLKDFKPNEVLLGDGTGMVNYVHFILNGECRLIEHMLIRERPSYCGIQYELYDSEISDLQKQSRKASNKNAKSNQSPKLDYKTNPRQYTEVDRSSIVTTTLLDVVKGWHEITDVAAILLREPSVTSQLRYPSDVHTIFMQICIFSRGACFGLGEKMLHRRIVAMTPVRCFLIPRYWLLEHNRANIWGRVKLFIDSKYPTKKQLFDAFLLNRKWITYKQNLVKDVIVRRGRFRNNTTIHDVPYSIRITDEIDPKITT from the exons atgtctttatacaaaataaggAGGAGTAGTTTGCGAGAATCGCTTGCATATAAATTACCACCGAGAAAGTTGCTTATTAAG CCTCTTAGATTAAAAGGTCGTTACTTATTTCGAGCAGCGGTGCGGCTCGTTTTGGAGTATATGGAATGGATAACAGAGGAACCAATAACCGAGGAAATTAGCGACGATGTGacgattaatataaaaatggctTATCAGAAAcacaaaatagaaaagaaactGCTCACGTTAgag GATCGATCAAAACTGTTGGTGAAACCATATGAAAGATCCCCCTCGGATAAAGCGTACATATACGATCTTATCCGAAAGTTACACGCATTCACGAAACATTCGGAAGATCTGAGAAAAAATCTGGCAGCGGTGtgtatttatcaatatttacctGTTGATCGAGTAATTGTTCGTCAGGGTCATAGAGCGgataatctttatttcattGCGAATGGCGAAGTTGGTCTATCGAAAATTGCAATCGACGAATTAACAG GTGATGAAAAAATCATAGACATGGGAATTATGCAATCAGGCGATATGTTTGGCGAAGTTGCATTGTTGCATAGAATACCGAGAACATCAACAGTGGTTACCAAAA CGTCCGTCGATTTGCTTCTAATTAACCAGGATGATTTCGACAGGATTTTGCGCAATAGCTTGACAAAACAATGGGACGTTCTGCGCGACGCGTTAGttcatttcaattatttcaagttGTGGGATGAAGAAACAGTTCGAGAATGTTGTATCCTGAGCAAGTTGAAAGATTTTAAACCAAACGAG GTTCTCTTAGGGGATGGAACCGGCATGGTGAATTACGTACATTTCATTTTGAATGGCGAATGTCGTCTTATTGAGCACATGCTCATTCGCGAGCGTCCTTCTTACTGCGGAATACAATATGAACTGTACGATTCCGAAATTTCTGATCTACAAAAACAATCAAGAAAAGCGTCAAATAAGAATGCAAAATCTAACCAGTCGCCTAAATTGGATTACAAAACCAATCCA AGGCAGTACACCGAAGTTGACCGATCAAGCATTGTTACTACCACACTTCTGGATGTC GTGAAAGGATGGCATGAGATTACTGATGTAGCGGCGATATTGTTGCGGGAACCATCGGTTACGTCTCAATTGCGTTATCCGAGCGACGTTCACACTATATTCATGCAAATATGCATTTTCTCTCGGGGTGCATGCTTCGGTTTAG GAGAAAAAATGCTTCATCGAAGGATAGTAGCAATGACGCCGGTGCGATGTTTTCTTATCCCACGATACTGGCTGCTCGAACACAATCGTGCTAATATCTGGGGCCGTGTAAAACTGTTCATCGACTCGAAATATCCAACTAAGAAACAGCTGTTTGATGCATTCCTTCTAAATAGAAA ATGGATAACATACAAGCAAAATTTAGTTAAAGATGTTATTGTACGACGTGGTCGTTTTCGTAATAATACAACGATACACGACGTGCCATATTCGATCAGGATTACAGATGAGATAGATCCAAAAATTACTACTTGA
- the LOC105676146 gene encoding uncharacterized protein isoform X2 translates to MSLYKIRRSSLRESLAYKLPPRKLLIKPLRLKGRYLFRAAVRLVLEYMEWITEEPITEEISDDVTINIKMAYQKHKIEKKLLTLEDRSKLLVKPYERSPSDKAYIYDLIRKLHAFTKHSEDLRKNLAAVCIYQYLPVDRVIVRQGHRADNLYFIANGEVGLSKIAIDELTGDEKIIDMGIMQSGDMFGEVALLHRIPRTSTVVTKTSVDLLLINQDDFDRILRNSLTKQWDVLRDALVHFNYFKLWDEETVRECCILSKLKDFKPNERQYTEVDRSSIVTTTLLDVVKGWHEITDVAAILLREPSVTSQLRYPSDVHTIFMQICIFSRGACFGLGEKMLHRRIVAMTPVRCFLIPRYWLLEHNRANIWGRVKLFIDSKYPTKKQLFDAFLLNRKWITYKQNLVKDVIVRRGRFRNNTTIHDVPYSIRITDEIDPKITT, encoded by the exons atgtctttatacaaaataaggAGGAGTAGTTTGCGAGAATCGCTTGCATATAAATTACCACCGAGAAAGTTGCTTATTAAG CCTCTTAGATTAAAAGGTCGTTACTTATTTCGAGCAGCGGTGCGGCTCGTTTTGGAGTATATGGAATGGATAACAGAGGAACCAATAACCGAGGAAATTAGCGACGATGTGacgattaatataaaaatggctTATCAGAAAcacaaaatagaaaagaaactGCTCACGTTAgag GATCGATCAAAACTGTTGGTGAAACCATATGAAAGATCCCCCTCGGATAAAGCGTACATATACGATCTTATCCGAAAGTTACACGCATTCACGAAACATTCGGAAGATCTGAGAAAAAATCTGGCAGCGGTGtgtatttatcaatatttacctGTTGATCGAGTAATTGTTCGTCAGGGTCATAGAGCGgataatctttatttcattGCGAATGGCGAAGTTGGTCTATCGAAAATTGCAATCGACGAATTAACAG GTGATGAAAAAATCATAGACATGGGAATTATGCAATCAGGCGATATGTTTGGCGAAGTTGCATTGTTGCATAGAATACCGAGAACATCAACAGTGGTTACCAAAA CGTCCGTCGATTTGCTTCTAATTAACCAGGATGATTTCGACAGGATTTTGCGCAATAGCTTGACAAAACAATGGGACGTTCTGCGCGACGCGTTAGttcatttcaattatttcaagttGTGGGATGAAGAAACAGTTCGAGAATGTTGTATCCTGAGCAAGTTGAAAGATTTTAAACCAAACGAG AGGCAGTACACCGAAGTTGACCGATCAAGCATTGTTACTACCACACTTCTGGATGTC GTGAAAGGATGGCATGAGATTACTGATGTAGCGGCGATATTGTTGCGGGAACCATCGGTTACGTCTCAATTGCGTTATCCGAGCGACGTTCACACTATATTCATGCAAATATGCATTTTCTCTCGGGGTGCATGCTTCGGTTTAG GAGAAAAAATGCTTCATCGAAGGATAGTAGCAATGACGCCGGTGCGATGTTTTCTTATCCCACGATACTGGCTGCTCGAACACAATCGTGCTAATATCTGGGGCCGTGTAAAACTGTTCATCGACTCGAAATATCCAACTAAGAAACAGCTGTTTGATGCATTCCTTCTAAATAGAAA ATGGATAACATACAAGCAAAATTTAGTTAAAGATGTTATTGTACGACGTGGTCGTTTTCGTAATAATACAACGATACACGACGTGCCATATTCGATCAGGATTACAGATGAGATAGATCCAAAAATTACTACTTGA